Proteins encoded together in one Nitrospira sp. window:
- a CDS encoding helix-turn-helix transcriptional regulator has product MDQKIIGKNIRQHREERHWTQEELAIVAGIDVRTIQRAENGQNLARETLKAIANAFEITIDQLSKDSQEAALAEFRVKYSVIELQPLQQATDLYQLFGTHAYHFQRIGTFNDEQAGSIAEFEQVAKDYGEIWSDLEPLQRRDAEKCLQPLIDRLRFLEVAVSAGVQSMRLKSTIGSSQLFAFSVLYVAVVPGSQPLRALIRQRGGPVQFA; this is encoded by the coding sequence ATGGATCAAAAAATCATCGGAAAGAATATTCGTCAGCACCGCGAGGAACGACATTGGACGCAGGAAGAGTTGGCCATTGTCGCGGGTATCGATGTCAGGACGATACAGCGAGCCGAGAATGGGCAGAACCTCGCCCGTGAGACTTTGAAGGCCATAGCAAACGCATTCGAGATCACTATTGATCAACTCTCGAAGGATAGCCAAGAGGCAGCGCTTGCGGAGTTCCGCGTAAAATACTCTGTGATTGAATTGCAGCCACTTCAACAGGCCACCGATCTCTACCAGCTTTTTGGCACCCATGCGTATCATTTTCAGCGGATCGGCACATTCAACGACGAACAGGCAGGCTCAATTGCCGAATTTGAACAAGTGGCGAAGGATTACGGTGAAATTTGGAGTGATTTAGAGCCATTACAACGGCGTGATGCTGAGAAATGCCTTCAGCCCCTCATCGACCGATTGCGTTTTCTTGAAGTAGCTGTATCCGCCGGTGTCCAGTCTATGCGGCTGAAGTCTACAATTGGTTCATCTCAACTCTTTGCTTTTTCAGTGCTTTATGTCGCTGTTGTACCTGGCAGTCAGCCACTTCGTGCGCTAATTCGGCAGAGAGGCGGACCTGTACAATTCGCGTGA
- a CDS encoding DUF5343 domain-containing protein produces the protein MPVQLPYLPSNKNIAALFAKIQSAKIPDKFTHEFLQTTIGLKGTNDRPLIPFLRVLGFIDQSGTPLHSYRLLKSKETAQKAIGQAIRSAYAPLFEADENVHSLSGDKLKGLIAQVAGTDEDMTARIGTTFTALTKVADLSISVQKNNLPNDHNADESVSKDEQEGSRSVKPLRPEFHYNIQVHLPSNATEEIYLSIFNALRKAFQ, from the coding sequence ATGCCGGTTCAACTTCCTTACCTTCCATCCAACAAAAATATTGCTGCTCTATTCGCAAAGATTCAATCGGCCAAGATTCCAGACAAGTTCACTCACGAGTTCCTTCAGACAACTATAGGGCTGAAGGGAACAAATGACCGTCCCTTAATCCCGTTCCTAAGAGTCCTCGGCTTCATCGATCAGTCTGGAACTCCCCTTCACTCTTACCGACTCCTGAAGAGTAAGGAAACGGCCCAAAAAGCTATTGGGCAAGCAATCCGGTCTGCGTACGCTCCCCTTTTTGAAGCGGACGAGAATGTGCACAGTCTTTCCGGTGACAAACTCAAGGGGTTGATTGCTCAGGTTGCTGGTACGGACGAAGATATGACTGCTCGAATAGGTACGACGTTCACTGCTCTAACAAAGGTGGCGGATTTATCGATTTCGGTTCAGAAAAACAACCTCCCAAATGATCACAATGCGGACGAATCTGTATCGAAGGATGAACAAGAAGGAAGTCGATCCGTAAAGCCATTGAGGCCAGAATTCCACTACAACATTCAGGTTCATCTTCCATCAAATGCGACGGAAGAGATCTACCTGAGCATCTTCAATGCCTTGCGGAAGGCGTTTCAATGA
- a CDS encoding methionyl-tRNA formyltransferase, translating into MRIVFMGTPEFAVPSLEALLSSGDQVVGVVCQPDRPKGRGHQVVAPPVKQVAERAGIPVLQPLKIRTPEFLQALSSWQPDVIAVAAYGRILHKPILQLPPMGCVNVHGSLLPKYRGAAPVQWAVINGETETGITTMLMDEGMDTGAMLLQAKLEILPDDTAGTLAPRLAALGGRLLIETLAQLKAGTLVPTKQDDHQATMAPLLKKEDGLIDWTLTATLLANRVRGLSPWPGAYTFLGDERWNVWKAVAQVSVTTGTPGTIVAVNKQSILVATGDGLLEIREIQTANSKRMAVAQFLAGHRVIMGQQLGSPPNTVVG; encoded by the coding sequence ATGCGTATCGTCTTTATGGGCACACCAGAATTCGCCGTTCCATCGCTCGAAGCACTCCTAAGCTCAGGCGATCAGGTTGTGGGAGTTGTGTGTCAGCCGGATCGTCCGAAGGGACGGGGGCATCAGGTTGTCGCGCCGCCTGTGAAGCAGGTGGCGGAGCGTGCCGGGATTCCTGTGTTGCAGCCGCTCAAGATCCGTACCCCGGAGTTTTTGCAAGCCTTGTCGTCCTGGCAGCCGGATGTGATCGCTGTTGCTGCGTATGGCCGCATTTTGCACAAGCCGATTCTTCAGCTTCCTCCGATGGGCTGTGTGAATGTGCACGGGTCGCTCTTGCCGAAATATCGAGGGGCTGCTCCGGTTCAATGGGCCGTCATCAATGGGGAGACTGAGACGGGCATTACGACAATGCTCATGGATGAAGGCATGGATACCGGGGCTATGTTACTCCAAGCGAAGTTGGAGATTTTGCCCGACGATACGGCCGGGACATTGGCTCCACGCCTGGCTGCACTGGGTGGACGACTGCTCATTGAGACGCTTGCCCAGCTGAAAGCCGGGACGTTGGTACCGACCAAGCAAGACGATCATCAGGCGACTATGGCCCCGCTCCTGAAAAAAGAAGACGGTCTTATTGACTGGACGCTGACTGCGACGTTGCTGGCCAATCGGGTGCGAGGGTTGTCTCCCTGGCCGGGAGCCTATACGTTTCTGGGTGATGAGCGCTGGAACGTTTGGAAGGCGGTGGCGCAGGTGAGTGTGACCACTGGCACACCAGGAACGATTGTCGCGGTGAATAAACAATCGATCTTGGTGGCAACCGGCGATGGGCTCCTTGAAATCCGTGAAATCCAGACTGCCAATTCGAAGCGCATGGCGGTGGCCCAATTCCTGGCCGGCCACCGGGTGATCATGGGGCAACAACTTGGATCTCCGCCGAATACCGTAGTCGGCTGA
- the rsmB gene encoding 16S rRNA (cytosine(967)-C(5))-methyltransferase RsmB, whose amino-acid sequence MPDTGKLPSSIKYSPRSVALSVLLASQRGDRALDEVLDQRVRSVSDPRDRALIMELVYGVLRRQETLDWRLSAVLTKPLHRLPALVQMLLRIGVYQLLYLDRIPASAAVHEAVELAKASTQQLGRDWSALVNAVLRNLIRLPVPNLPDPAIHPVEYLSVSYGIPLWLSQRWLARLGYAQAESACQAAGAIPSLTFRVNRTRLMRDALLEQFAKAGVTAQATSISPVGVKLDKGQDVSSLPGFETGDYYVEDEAAQLIPPILAPQPGESILDVCAAPGGKATHLAELMGDRGTIVAVDLKASRLELLRDNCRRLGLNSIVPIVGDARRPSDWPKEITMSRDAGLPVFDRILVDAPCSGLGVLRRHPESKGRREDATFARHQTLQRQILESVAPCLRLGGVLVYSTCSTETEETEEVINWFCKAYPGWMRESVAPWLPPAARPFVTEQGALSTMCNCVGMDGFYAVRLRKMS is encoded by the coding sequence ATGCCTGATACAGGTAAGCTGCCAAGTTCCATCAAATATTCACCACGGTCTGTTGCACTGTCCGTCTTGCTCGCAAGTCAGCGAGGTGATCGTGCCCTTGATGAGGTGCTGGATCAACGGGTGAGGTCAGTTTCAGACCCGCGTGACCGTGCGCTGATCATGGAGCTTGTCTATGGGGTACTTCGAAGGCAGGAGACCCTCGACTGGCGGTTGAGCGCAGTACTCACCAAGCCCCTTCATCGGCTTCCTGCCTTGGTCCAAATGCTGCTTCGTATTGGCGTCTATCAACTTCTTTATCTCGATCGCATTCCCGCGTCTGCTGCGGTCCACGAAGCCGTCGAGCTGGCTAAGGCCTCTACACAACAGCTGGGACGAGATTGGAGTGCGTTGGTGAATGCGGTCTTGCGCAACCTTATTCGGTTACCCGTTCCGAACTTGCCGGATCCAGCGATCCATCCGGTGGAATATCTGTCGGTCAGCTACGGCATTCCTTTGTGGCTGAGTCAGCGGTGGCTCGCACGATTGGGATATGCCCAGGCAGAGTCAGCTTGTCAGGCGGCTGGCGCAATCCCTTCACTCACCTTTCGGGTCAATCGGACGCGATTGATGAGGGACGCTCTCCTGGAACAGTTTGCGAAAGCCGGGGTCACCGCCCAGGCAACCAGCATCAGCCCAGTGGGAGTGAAGCTAGACAAGGGGCAGGATGTGTCCTCGCTCCCTGGATTTGAGACCGGTGACTACTATGTCGAAGATGAAGCGGCGCAACTCATTCCACCGATCCTTGCCCCTCAGCCCGGTGAGTCGATTCTGGATGTCTGTGCCGCTCCCGGAGGGAAGGCCACGCATCTTGCCGAGCTCATGGGTGATCGAGGAACGATCGTCGCGGTTGATCTCAAAGCCTCAAGGCTAGAACTGCTCCGAGACAATTGTCGAAGGCTGGGGTTGAACAGTATTGTCCCAATCGTGGGTGACGCGAGGCGCCCTTCTGACTGGCCGAAGGAAATTACGATGTCTCGTGATGCAGGTCTGCCCGTATTCGACCGTATTCTGGTTGATGCCCCGTGCAGCGGACTTGGCGTCTTGCGGCGTCATCCAGAGTCGAAAGGCCGGCGCGAGGACGCCACATTCGCTCGACATCAGACACTACAGAGGCAGATCCTTGAATCGGTCGCTCCCTGCTTGCGGCTTGGCGGCGTGCTAGTCTATAGTACCTGCTCGACAGAAACAGAGGAGACCGAAGAGGTTATTAACTGGTTTTGCAAGGCCTATCCAGGATGGATGCGTGAATCTGTGGCTCCCTGGCTTCCTCCCGCTGCGCGTCCCTTCGTGACTGAGCAGGGGGCGCTCTCCACCATGTGTAATTGCGTCGGAATGGACGGGTTCTATGCCGTTCGTCTCAGGAAGATGAGCTAA
- a CDS encoding ribulose-phosphate 3-epimerase yields MAQSISIAPSILSADFARLAEEIAAVEQAGADLLHVDVMDGHFVPNLTVGPPIVESLRKVTKLPLDVHLMITNADAFIPDFVDAGADYLTVHVEACPHLHRTIQSIKERGIKAGVTLNPATPISLLQDIIGDVDLVLIMSVNPGFGGQKFIPSVLKKIADARGMLDRINSHALLEVDGGVKVDNTREIVAAGATTLVAGSAIFSQRDYKATIAALRVAAQTAIQSTPPAAVNR; encoded by the coding sequence ATGGCACAATCGATCTCTATCGCACCGTCGATTCTCTCCGCTGATTTTGCCCGATTGGCGGAAGAAATCGCCGCCGTGGAGCAGGCCGGGGCCGATCTTCTGCATGTGGATGTGATGGACGGCCATTTCGTGCCCAACCTGACGGTAGGGCCACCCATTGTCGAAAGCCTGAGAAAGGTCACTAAGCTTCCGCTTGATGTGCATCTCATGATCACCAATGCGGATGCCTTTATTCCTGATTTTGTGGATGCCGGGGCCGACTATTTGACCGTGCATGTTGAGGCCTGTCCGCATCTCCACCGCACGATTCAGTCGATCAAGGAACGGGGAATCAAGGCCGGAGTGACGCTGAATCCTGCTACGCCCATTTCCCTTCTGCAAGACATTATCGGTGATGTCGATCTCGTCTTGATCATGTCCGTCAATCCAGGTTTCGGTGGGCAAAAATTCATTCCGTCGGTGCTCAAAAAAATCGCGGACGCGCGAGGCATGTTGGATCGGATCAACAGCCACGCCCTGCTCGAAGTCGACGGCGGGGTGAAGGTGGACAATACGAGGGAGATCGTGGCTGCCGGCGCGACGACGTTGGTCGCGGGATCAGCGATCTTTTCTCAACGCGACTATAAGGCGACGATCGCGGCCCTGCGGGTAGCCGCTCAGACAGCCATTCAATCCACGCCGCCTGCGGCAGTCAATCGATAG
- a CDS encoding phenylalanine--tRNA ligase subunit alpha codes for MDISSVIDSLHPLEIKVLMTLGTRPVGTALESEQLAEAAELEPSQLSMAIEWLLAKALITVHKETVTPIVSLTKTGEEYHQTAAPIERVLAAARDATSTGKRLTIPDLQSQGGLDPSDVSKAVGRLKKEGVLLIIQGGCIETTGRPSSTADALRALLGRLHESPKELNSFTETDRQVIEDYAVKRGNAKEPFRVDERVTRSFVLSPAGTRAVAQLMNQGLMEEVSQLSPELLKDGSWRQKRFRKYTISLRAPRVGTGKKHPYREFLDTVKAKLVSMGFQEMRGGLVETEFWNMDALFMPQFHPARDIHDVYFVKQPTHASMADESILSKVGKVHENGGKTGSSGWGYAFDLQRAKRLVLRSQGTAVSARTLAASPDIPGKYFSIARCFRYDQVDATHATDFFQVEGIVVGEDINFRTLLGLLNLFAHEVAQAKEVKFLPAYFPFTEPSVELHVRHPRLGWMELGGAGLFRPEVTVPLGVTAPVIAWGLGLDRMAMVALGIHDIRELFTDNLELIRTTRGLF; via the coding sequence GTGGATATCTCCAGCGTCATCGACAGCCTGCATCCCCTTGAAATCAAAGTTCTGATGACATTGGGCACTCGTCCCGTCGGTACTGCTCTAGAAAGTGAACAACTGGCGGAGGCCGCAGAGCTGGAGCCGTCTCAACTCAGTATGGCCATTGAATGGCTCTTGGCCAAGGCGCTCATCACTGTGCACAAGGAGACGGTGACGCCCATCGTGTCCCTGACGAAAACCGGGGAAGAGTATCACCAGACGGCGGCACCGATTGAGCGCGTGCTAGCTGCAGCACGTGACGCGACCAGCACTGGAAAACGGCTGACGATTCCTGATCTTCAATCGCAAGGAGGCTTGGATCCTTCCGATGTCAGCAAAGCTGTTGGACGACTCAAGAAAGAAGGCGTGCTCTTGATCATCCAAGGCGGGTGTATTGAGACAACCGGGCGGCCAAGTTCGACAGCTGATGCGCTCAGAGCTCTCCTGGGGCGGCTTCATGAATCGCCGAAGGAGTTGAATAGTTTTACAGAGACTGATCGACAGGTCATCGAAGATTATGCGGTGAAACGAGGTAATGCCAAGGAGCCTTTCCGAGTCGATGAACGTGTGACGCGCTCGTTCGTCTTGTCCCCTGCCGGCACCAGGGCTGTTGCACAGCTGATGAACCAGGGATTGATGGAGGAAGTCTCACAACTAAGCCCTGAACTGCTCAAGGACGGCAGCTGGCGCCAGAAACGATTCCGGAAATACACCATCAGCCTTCGGGCGCCCCGTGTCGGAACCGGGAAAAAACATCCGTATCGGGAGTTTTTGGATACGGTCAAAGCCAAGCTTGTGAGTATGGGTTTCCAGGAGATGCGTGGGGGCTTGGTGGAAACTGAGTTTTGGAACATGGACGCGTTGTTCATGCCGCAATTCCACCCGGCTCGTGACATTCATGATGTCTATTTTGTGAAACAACCGACCCATGCCTCCATGGCGGATGAGTCCATCTTGTCGAAGGTCGGCAAGGTGCATGAAAACGGTGGAAAGACTGGCTCCTCCGGATGGGGGTATGCGTTTGATCTGCAGCGTGCCAAACGCCTAGTGTTGCGCAGCCAAGGAACTGCGGTTTCAGCACGAACATTGGCGGCCTCGCCCGATATTCCAGGGAAATACTTTTCAATCGCCCGCTGTTTTCGTTACGACCAAGTCGATGCCACCCACGCGACGGATTTTTTCCAGGTGGAAGGGATCGTCGTTGGAGAGGACATCAATTTCCGCACGCTCTTGGGGTTGCTCAATTTGTTTGCTCATGAAGTGGCGCAAGCGAAAGAGGTCAAGTTTCTTCCGGCGTACTTTCCCTTTACCGAACCATCGGTTGAGCTCCACGTTCGGCACCCTCGGTTGGGGTGGATGGAGCTTGGGGGGGCAGGGTTGTTCCGACCGGAAGTCACCGTGCCGCTTGGTGTGACAGCGCCCGTGATCGCCTGGGGACTCGGGCTGGATCGGATGGCGATGGTGGCCTTGGGGATTCACGATATTCGAGAGCTCTTCACCGATAATCTAGAGTTGATTCGGACCACCCGAGGATTGTTCTAA
- the pheT gene encoding phenylalanine--tRNA ligase subunit beta, which produces MPTITIFKDDFEALLKGTPATRRSVSIEQVEEWLMLVKGELKGHNSETGELRIELQDSNRPDLWCCEGIARQIRIKQQGKFTQYPFLVGKPKPKAKVIVKPGMEQVRPYVAACAARGYRVTSQGLAQLIQTQEKLAEIFGHKRKTVSIGIYQLSKITFPVTYELVKPAEARFTPLGMETVMTLSEMLLVHPKGVEYGGILAGASRVPILRDATNQPLSFPPIINSREVGEVEVGDDQLFVEVTGTDLPMVVLTLNIFAANLADRGAMIEPIAIEYPKRTPLGKRVTTPQDLKKSKTIPIRTIEQALGQGLGIKVVKQALEVYGYEVSAGKDSVRVKLPPYRQDLMHTMDVVEDVAMSRGYAEFTPVMPAQFTVGGLSRIEQVSDRARELMVGLGFQEIISNILGSPEQYSGHMRIDETEWGQMVKVDNVMTLNFSCLRQWMLPSLLRIEAASSRAFYPHRLFEAGDVAIPDATHEVRSRTETVLGAVIAHAAAHFSEIHSCLDTLFYHLGIEYRLEPVPHPSFLEGRAGCVLAADKPVGVIGEVHPEVLERWQITMPVVAFDVNLSQLIEQK; this is translated from the coding sequence ATGCCCACGATCACCATTTTTAAAGATGACTTCGAAGCTCTGTTGAAGGGCACTCCTGCCACCAGACGATCGGTCTCGATCGAGCAGGTGGAAGAGTGGCTGATGCTGGTGAAGGGCGAACTGAAGGGTCACAATTCCGAGACTGGGGAACTGCGCATCGAATTACAAGACAGCAATCGACCGGATTTGTGGTGTTGCGAGGGCATTGCGCGGCAGATTCGAATCAAGCAACAGGGGAAGTTCACGCAATATCCGTTCTTGGTCGGGAAGCCAAAGCCCAAAGCGAAGGTTATCGTGAAGCCTGGGATGGAACAGGTCCGTCCCTATGTGGCCGCCTGCGCAGCCAGGGGGTATCGAGTGACTTCGCAGGGGTTGGCCCAGCTGATTCAGACGCAAGAAAAATTGGCGGAGATTTTCGGTCACAAGCGTAAGACGGTTTCCATTGGCATCTACCAACTCTCCAAGATCACTTTCCCCGTGACGTATGAGCTGGTGAAACCCGCTGAGGCTCGCTTTACCCCGTTGGGAATGGAGACGGTGATGACTCTGTCGGAGATGCTCCTGGTCCATCCGAAGGGGGTTGAATACGGCGGAATTCTGGCGGGAGCCAGCCGTGTTCCGATCCTGCGAGACGCAACCAACCAACCGCTGTCCTTTCCCCCGATCATCAACAGTCGAGAGGTCGGTGAGGTGGAGGTAGGCGATGATCAGCTGTTCGTCGAAGTCACCGGGACAGACTTGCCGATGGTCGTATTGACCTTGAATATTTTTGCGGCCAATCTTGCCGATCGCGGGGCGATGATCGAGCCGATCGCTATCGAGTACCCTAAACGTACCCCACTGGGTAAACGAGTGACCACGCCACAGGATCTGAAGAAGAGCAAGACGATCCCGATCCGCACGATCGAGCAGGCGCTTGGCCAAGGGTTGGGGATCAAGGTCGTCAAGCAAGCGCTCGAGGTCTATGGGTATGAAGTGTCCGCGGGGAAGGACTCTGTTCGGGTCAAGCTGCCGCCCTATCGGCAGGATCTGATGCACACGATGGATGTGGTGGAAGATGTGGCGATGAGCCGCGGGTACGCGGAGTTTACACCGGTCATGCCTGCACAGTTTACGGTCGGCGGATTGTCCCGCATTGAACAGGTCTCCGATCGTGCCCGGGAGTTGATGGTGGGATTAGGATTTCAGGAGATTATCTCCAATATCCTTGGTTCGCCGGAGCAGTATTCCGGGCATATGCGAATTGACGAGACGGAATGGGGGCAGATGGTCAAGGTCGACAATGTGATGACGTTGAACTTCTCCTGCCTGCGACAATGGATGTTGCCCTCGCTGCTGCGCATCGAAGCCGCTTCGAGTCGGGCATTTTACCCTCACCGCCTCTTCGAAGCCGGTGATGTTGCCATTCCTGACGCAACCCACGAGGTGAGGTCCCGGACAGAGACCGTCTTAGGAGCAGTGATCGCCCATGCCGCCGCGCATTTTTCGGAGATTCACTCCTGCCTGGATACACTGTTCTATCATTTGGGGATAGAGTACAGGCTGGAACCGGTCCCGCACCCGTCGTTCTTAGAAGGTCGTGCCGGGTGTGTTCTCGCTGCCGACAAGCCTGTCGGCGTGATCGGCGAGGTCCATCCCGAAGTCCTCGAGCGTTGGCAGATCACTATGCCGGTTGTTGCGTTCGATGTAAACCTGTCGCAGTTGATCGAACAAAAGTGA
- the rplT gene encoding 50S ribosomal protein L20, translated as MPRAKGGPKTRARRKKRIKLASGQYGGKSRLFRSATESVDKGLTYAYTGRKNRKRDFRQLWIARISAAVRNHGLTYNRFVNALKKANVLLDRKVLSDMAIKDATGFEKLVGLAKQHVPAAA; from the coding sequence ATGCCTCGCGCAAAAGGTGGACCAAAAACGAGAGCCCGACGGAAGAAGCGGATCAAGCTGGCGTCAGGTCAGTACGGCGGGAAAAGCCGGTTGTTCCGTTCAGCAACGGAAAGTGTTGATAAGGGATTGACCTACGCCTATACCGGTCGCAAGAACCGAAAGCGGGATTTCCGGCAGTTGTGGATCGCCCGCATCAGCGCTGCGGTCCGGAATCACGGGCTGACCTATAACCGGTTTGTGAACGCCCTCAAGAAAGCAAACGTGCTGTTGGATCGCAAAGTTCTCTCCGATATGGCCATCAAGGACGCTACCGGATTTGAGAAATTAGTGGGTCTAGCCAAGCAACACGTGCCGGCAGCAGCATAG
- the rpmI gene encoding 50S ribosomal protein L35, whose protein sequence is MKMKTHSGTSKRFTKTGSGKIVRRKAGKRHILTSKRHDRKRRLSGTAVVDSTVVSALNRLLPYA, encoded by the coding sequence ATGAAAATGAAGACGCATTCAGGAACGAGCAAACGATTTACCAAAACAGGAAGCGGCAAGATTGTCCGCCGTAAGGCGGGCAAGCGGCACATACTGACCAGCAAACGACACGACCGGAAGCGCCGCCTGAGCGGAACGGCAGTAGTGGATTCCACGGTTGTTTCTGCATTGAATCGACTCCTGCCGTATGCATAG
- the infC gene encoding translation initiation factor IF-3, which yields MVPKLRVNREIRVREVRVIGPEGEQLGILQTADAFRQAQETGHDLVEVAPTSVPPVCRIMDFGKYKYELSKKDHQNRRHQKSTQVKEIKLRPRTDKHDLEIKVRQMKTFLEEGNKTKVTLTYRGREMANQEMGRAVMNSVIEQLAQAGTIEYAPRMEGRSLIMIVAPKH from the coding sequence ATCGTCCCCAAATTACGTGTGAATCGTGAAATTCGAGTCCGAGAAGTTCGTGTCATTGGCCCAGAGGGAGAACAGCTCGGCATCCTTCAGACGGCGGATGCCTTTCGCCAGGCCCAAGAGACTGGCCACGATTTGGTGGAAGTCGCTCCTACTTCGGTCCCCCCAGTCTGTAGAATTATGGACTTTGGGAAGTATAAGTATGAGCTGAGCAAAAAGGATCATCAAAACCGGCGCCACCAAAAGTCCACACAGGTGAAGGAAATCAAGTTACGCCCACGGACCGATAAGCACGATCTTGAAATCAAAGTCCGACAGATGAAGACATTCTTAGAAGAGGGCAATAAGACCAAAGTGACCCTCACCTATCGTGGGCGAGAAATGGCCAACCAAGAGATGGGGCGTGCAGTGATGAACTCCGTCATAGAACAGTTGGCACAAGCCGGCACGATCGAGTATGCTCCTCGTATGGAAGGACGCAGTTTGATCATGATCGTCGCTCCGAAACACTAA
- the thrS gene encoding threonine--tRNA ligase: MKIALKDGHSTEIRAGDTVGTALSSLGVAGQDVLAAKVDGTVVDLSRPLAGGTLIEPLRFDSADGREVYRHSSTHVMAQAVKELFPSAQLTIGPALDDSFYYDFSFERPFTPEDLEKIEARAADIIQRNLPITRREFSKQEAIDFFTARGEQYKVELIQGFPDGEPITAYTQGDFVDLCRGPHLPTTGYIGALKLLTTAGAYWRGDERNPMLQRIYGTSFPTKAEVEAYLARLEEIKRRDHRKVGKELDLISIQDEIGPGLVLWHPKGAAIRLLIENFWREQHIRDGYNLVYSPHTARLDLWKTSGHLDYYRENMFPSMKLEGSEYQLKPMNCPYHIMIYQSHLRSYRDLPIRYGELGTVYRYERTGVLHGLMRVRGFTQDDAHLFCRPDQMEAEVSRVLDFTFFVLQTFGFTEFEVFLSTRPKESVGGDEHWTLATNALESALKSRNIAFQLDPGGGAFYGPKIDIKIRDALGRSWQCSTVQVDFNNPERFDLSYIGEDGKAHRPIMIHRALMGSIERFFGILIEHYGGAFPTWLAPVQAVVINITDQQQDYVSAVVAQLKAAGFRAEADLRNEKIGFKIREAEKAKVPFMLVAGNREVQNGTLSVRGRSGATLGNMTVAEIVNLLQSELKHTQRELQHTH; the protein is encoded by the coding sequence ATGAAGATTGCGCTCAAAGACGGCCATAGTACAGAGATAAGAGCGGGTGATACCGTGGGGACTGCCCTTTCCTCACTGGGAGTGGCCGGACAGGATGTGCTCGCAGCTAAGGTGGATGGAACCGTCGTTGACCTATCACGGCCTCTTGCAGGTGGCACACTGATCGAACCGCTTCGGTTTGATAGTGCGGACGGTCGGGAGGTCTACCGCCACAGCAGTACCCACGTCATGGCTCAAGCGGTGAAAGAGCTGTTTCCTTCGGCCCAACTAACGATTGGCCCCGCGTTGGACGATAGTTTTTACTACGACTTTTCCTTCGAACGCCCCTTCACACCGGAAGATCTCGAAAAGATCGAAGCTCGTGCGGCGGACATCATTCAACGCAATCTCCCCATTACGCGGAGGGAGTTTTCCAAACAGGAAGCCATCGATTTTTTCACGGCTCGTGGTGAACAGTACAAGGTCGAGTTGATTCAAGGATTTCCCGACGGCGAACCGATTACCGCATACACACAGGGTGATTTTGTCGATCTGTGCCGCGGCCCTCATCTTCCAACAACCGGCTATATCGGGGCTCTCAAACTGCTCACTACTGCCGGTGCGTACTGGCGCGGCGATGAACGAAACCCGATGTTGCAGCGCATCTACGGGACGTCCTTTCCGACCAAGGCCGAAGTCGAAGCCTATTTAGCCAGATTGGAAGAGATTAAGCGCCGTGACCACCGAAAAGTCGGAAAAGAACTGGACTTGATCAGCATCCAGGATGAAATCGGTCCCGGTCTCGTGCTCTGGCATCCAAAGGGAGCGGCAATCCGTCTGTTGATTGAAAACTTCTGGCGAGAACAACATATTCGCGACGGATATAACCTGGTCTACTCCCCGCATACGGCCCGGCTCGACCTTTGGAAAACCAGCGGACACCTCGATTACTATCGGGAAAACATGTTTCCGTCCATGAAGCTGGAGGGCAGCGAGTACCAACTCAAACCGATGAATTGCCCGTACCACATCATGATCTATCAGTCTCACCTGCGAAGCTATCGAGATCTCCCCATTCGATATGGTGAGCTAGGGACCGTCTACCGCTACGAACGGACCGGGGTCCTACATGGACTCATGCGCGTACGCGGATTCACACAAGACGATGCTCACCTTTTCTGCCGGCCTGATCAGATGGAAGCGGAAGTCAGCCGGGTATTGGACTTTACATTTTTCGTGCTTCAAACATTTGGATTCACTGAATTCGAAGTGTTTCTCTCCACACGACCGAAGGAATCGGTCGGCGGTGATGAACATTGGACATTGGCCACCAACGCCTTGGAATCCGCACTGAAAAGTCGCAACATTGCCTTTCAACTGGATCCTGGAGGCGGAGCGTTTTATGGCCCCAAGATCGACATTAAGATCAGAGATGCGCTAGGCCGCTCATGGCAATGTTCCACGGTCCAGGTGGACTTCAACAATCCCGAGCGGTTTGATTTGAGCTATATCGGAGAAGACGGGAAAGCCCATCGCCCGATCATGATCCATCGTGCCCTGATGGGATCGATTGAACGGTTCTTCGGCATTCTGATTGAGCATTACGGCGGTGCCTTTCCGACCTGGTTGGCACCCGTACAAGCAGTGGTCATCAACATCACTGATCAGCAGCAGGACTATGTCAGTGCCGTTGTGGCACAATTGAAAGCAGCCGGCTTCCGGGCCGAAGCGGATCTGCGAAATGAAAAGATTGGATTCAAGATTCGCGAGGCTGAAAAGGCAAAGGTCCCGTTCATGTTGGTGGCAGGGAATCGAGAAGTCCAGAATGGCACACTCTCAGTCCGAGGCCGAAGTGGGGCCACTTTAGGCAATATGACAGTGGCTGAGATCGTGAATCTGTTGCAATCTGAGCTCAAACATACCCAGCGAGAGCTTCAACACACCCACTAA